The Streptomyces sp. NBC_00483 genome contains the following window.
CGGCGTCGCCGAGAACGTGATCGCGGCGTCGTGGGACGCGCTGGAGGACGCTTACACCTTCGGTTTGCTGCGCGCGGGCGTGGAACCGGTCGAGTAAGCACCCGCGTTTGTGGGCGAAGCGAGTTAGCGTCGATACATGAGGCCCCTTATCGCCGCCCTCGCCGCCCCGCTCCTCGCTCTGGGCGCCACCCTCGCGGTGGCGCCACCCGCCTCGGCGGCCACGGACGTGTCCACCGTGGCCGACGCCCTGGAGAAGAGCCCCGTCTACGTCGCGCCCGGCGCGTCCGCCGGACTGACGTCGGACGACGTCGACGCGCTCGAGAACAAGATCAAGGACGCGGACAAGCCGGTGATGGTGGCGGTGCTGCCCGCCGACTTCCCGACGCAGAAGCTGTTCAGTGACCTGCGGGCGAAGACCGGGGTCGTGGGCGTGTACGGGGTCCGCCTCGGCGATCGGTTCGACGCGCGCGCGGACTCTCGGGTGATGTCGCAGCAGTCCGTCAAGAACGCGGTCGACAGCGTTCAGGGCCAGTCGGCCAAGAGCCAGCTCGACGACTTCGTGAGTACGTCGGTCCGTACGGCCAAGGGCTCGGCCCCGTCCGCCTGGGACGCGGGTGGCGGTGACGACGGCGTCTCCGCCGGGCCGCTGATCGGCGTCGGCGCGGTCGTGGTGATCGGCGGAGCCGGTGTGTACGCCCTGAGCAGGCGGAACCGGCGCAGGCGCGAGGAGGAGCAGCGCGAGGCGCTCGACAAGCTGCGGGTCGTGGTGGACGAGGACATCACCGCGTTCGGCGAGGAACTCGACCGGCTCGACTTCCACCCGGCGGAGGCAGGGGCCGACGACGCGATGCGCGCGGACTTCGAGCGGGCCCTCGACGCGTACGAGAAGGCCAAGCAGTACATGGCCGACGCCCAGCGCCCGGACGACGTGCGCGGCGTGACGCAGGCCCTCGAGGACGGCCGGTTCTCGCTCGCTCAGCTCGCCGCGCGCCGTGAGGGCCGCCCGCTGCCCGAGCGCAGGGCGCCCTGCTTCTTCGACCCGCGCCACGGCCCCTCCACCGAGGACGCCGAGTGGACGCCGCCCGGTGGCTCGTCCCGCGAGGTCCCGGTCTGCGCGGCGGACGCGACGCGGCTGCGGGACGGCGAGGACCCGCACGTGCGCACGGTCGACGCGGGGGAGGGGGAGCGCCGCCCGTACTACGAGGCGGGTCCGGCGTACGGCCCGTGGGCCGGCGGCTACTTCGGCGGCGGCATGCTGCCGGGCCTGCTGGTCGGCACGGTGCTCGGCTCCATGCTGGCGAGCCCCGCCTACGCGGCCGACTACGGCGGCGGTGACTTCGGTGGCGGCTTCGACGGCGGCGACGTCTCCGGGTCCGACTTCGACCCGGGAGACTTCGGCGGCGGCTTCGGCGACGGCGGAGGCGGGGGCGACTTCGGTGGCGGCGGCGGAGGCGACTTCGGCGGTGGTTTCTGAGGGCTGCTCCCCCCGCCGCAGGCCGGGGGAGCAGCCCTCAGACCTCGGTGTGCGTCAGCGCGCGGCCCCGGCCGGTCGCCGCCTGCGGCCGAGGAGGATCGCGCCGATGACGAGCAGCAGGCCCGCTCCCGCCGCGCCGAGGCCCCCCAGCCAGATGTCCTGCTCCATGGGGGCGTGCTTCGAGCGCGCGGTGCCGTCGGGCGTGCCCAGGTGTTCCTTGCCGGTGTACTTCACCGGCACCGTCCGGTCCGCCGGGGCGGAGGCGGCGGCGCGCACCGCCGCCGGGGCGTCGAGCGTGCCGTAGCCGACGAGGGCGTTGTGGCCGCCCGTCGGGTGATGGGCCGTCGTGGTGAGCACCGAGCGGACCTGGGCGGGGGTCAGCTTCGGGTGGTCGGCGAGCATGAGGGCGACGACGCCGGACGCGAACGCGCAGGCCGGGGACGTGCCGTCGCCGACCATGGAGCCACCGGCCTTCTTGGCCATGGTGACGTCGACGCCCGGCGCGGCCACCGCGTTGTACGAGCGCACCGTGGAGAAGGCCCCCCGCGCACCTTTCTTGTCGGTCGCCGCCACCGCGATGACGCTGGGGTAACCGGCGGGGTACGCGCCCGTGTTGCCGTTGTCGGCGCTGTTGCCCGAGCTGGCGAGGACGGGGATGCCCTGGCTGACCGCGTGACCGATGCTCTGTGACTCGGCCGAATTGTGCTGCGAGATCATGTTGTTGTCGTCGCCCAGGGAGAGCGAGATGACGTCCGCGCCGTGCTTGACCGCGTAGTCGATGCCCTTGGAGATCGGGCTTGTGCCCTTCTTCGCCTGCTCGTTCTTGTGGTCCGCCTCGTCGATGACCCGGATGGAGAGGACCTGGGCCTGCGGTGCGACCTTGAGGACGGACGACGCCATCGCGGTGCCGTGGCGGCCGAAGGAGTCGCTGTCCTGGCTCGCGCCGTCGCCCACGTAGTCCGGCCCTGTCGTCACCCGGCCCGCGAGCGCCGGGTGGTCCGCGTTGGCGCCCGTGTCCAGGACGGCGACCGTGATGCCCTTGCCCTGGCTGAGCGCGTGCGCGGCCGGCAGGCCGAGCGCGGCCGACTCCCAGCCCGCAGGGACGCCCGGAGCGGCGGACGCGGGGGCTGTGGCCAGGGCGCACAGCAGACCGGTCAGCGCCGTGGTCTTGATGGCCGCGGTGAACATCGTCCTGGTCCTCGTGGTTCGTGTCGTCCTCGTGCGTCGCATGGTCACTTCGCCCCGGCCATCTGCAGATCGCTCAGGTGGTTGATGAACGTGAAGGCGAGGTCCTCCGCGTCGCCCTGCCAGGACTCCCGGTCCTCGATCCCGGCGTTGACGGGCTCGCCGAAGCTGCCGGGCAGATTGGCGACCGACGTGCCGTCCACCGCACCGAGGGTGACCCCGACGGCGTAGGGCATGCTGTCGCCCGAGACCGACGTGAGCTCGGCGGCGCCGCGCCGGTCGTTGGACCACCGGGCGGCGAGGGTGCCCTTCACGGGCAGGACGTTCACCGCGCCCTCGACACCGCCCTGATCCTCGAAGAACTGACGGAGCCGCTTCTTCGCCGAGGTCTCGGCGTCACCGCCGGCCGCGGGCAGCACGACGACGACCACCGTCGCCACCTGGTTGCCCGTCGGGTCCACATAGGTGGCCCGCAGGACGGCCTCGCACTTCAACTCGGCGGCCTTCTTACGGGTCTTGCCGGTCAGCCCCGCCGCGCAGGAGGTGTCGTCGGAGAGCCCCAGGCGACGCCACTCGGCATGCTTGGGGTTCGTGAGCGGACCGTCGTAGCTCGCCCGTCCGCCGACCGTGTCCGGCAGGACGGCGTCGGCGGTCTCGTTGCGCCACAGGACCTTCCCGTAGGAGGTGTTGGCGATCGTCTGTCTGCTGTTGCTGTACGCGTGAGCGGCGAGCGCCCCGCCGCCGAGCAGGAGCGGCACGCCCAGCACGGCGAGCAGCACGCTCGCGACGCCCCGGCCCTTGCCGGACGAGGGAGCAGGGGGCGGGACCGGGCCGCCGGGCGGCATCTGCTGCTGGGGGAAGGAAGGGGGGCCCTGCGGCATGGACGGCTGGCCGGCGGGGGGCCACGGATATCCCTGCGGCGCCTGATATCCCGGGTTGGCGGGGTATCCCTGGCCCGGCGCGGGCTGCTGCGGAGGCTGCGGCGGTTGCTGCCAACCAGCCGACTGCGGCGGCTGGTTGTACGGGTTCGCCGCGCCTGGGTCTCCGGGCGGAGTGGGATAGGACATGGTCCCCCTGTCTCGCACGGGCCGGTGCGGCCCGCCGTGGTGTGCTCCTGTCAGAGCCCGGTGAGCTTATGTCAGCCGACCGCGGAACTTCCGTCACACGTGCGAGGACCTACGGAATCCATGCCGGTCCGGTCGTCACGTACATGGCGAGCCAAGCCTGGTGGCGGTCAGTTGCGGCTCAGTGTCCGTGTCAGGCCCGCCACCACGGTCGTCGTCAGAATCCAGCCGATCGCGATCAGTCCGTACGCCAGCGCCTGCACGCCCACCTGGTCCCAGTGCCAGCCGTCGCGCTGGCCGAGGCCGCCGACGGGGATCATCAGGTCGAGGGTGTACGCGACCGGGTTGAACGGTGCCCCCTCGCCCGGCTTGTTGGCCACGGGCGTGTGCGCATGGAAGACGAGTGAGCCGAGCAGCGTGAGCAGCGCCAGCCAGATCCCGGCGATCCACGGCCGGTACCCGTAGCCGACCGTCACTTCGAGGAGCAGTCCCCACGCCCGCCCGAGCGGACGCTGAGCGCGCCTGCGCTTGCGCTCCCGTACGAGCAGCACGCGCCGCGCCTCGTCGTCGTGGCCCAATCTCCGGTAGTGCGCGGCCAGTTGCTCGTACGACTGCGGGGCGAACACGGGCTGGTGGCGCAGCCAGTCGAGCCGGTTCGTGGTGTCGTCGTGCTGGCTCCCGGCCGTCAACTCCAGCCAGTCGTACGTGAGTCCGTCCAGGCCGAGCGGGCGGTGCCAGGTGTCGGGGCGGTCCTGGATACGGGTCGCACGCGCGTTGCGGAGGTTCACGCCACCTGCGGGCGGCCGCGCGAAGCGCAGGTCGAGTGCCTCCACCTGCATCCCCACACACATCAATGACGATCCCACGCCGAGAAGTTCGGCTCCGTTGAACGACAACAGGTCGTCGATCCGGGCGCCGCGCAGCCGGACCCTGCCGTCGA
Protein-coding sequences here:
- a CDS encoding S8 family serine peptidase, with protein sequence MFTAAIKTTALTGLLCALATAPASAAPGVPAGWESAALGLPAAHALSQGKGITVAVLDTGANADHPALAGRVTTGPDYVGDGASQDSDSFGRHGTAMASSVLKVAPQAQVLSIRVIDEADHKNEQAKKGTSPISKGIDYAVKHGADVISLSLGDDNNMISQHNSAESQSIGHAVSQGIPVLASSGNSADNGNTGAYPAGYPSVIAVAATDKKGARGAFSTVRSYNAVAAPGVDVTMAKKAGGSMVGDGTSPACAFASGVVALMLADHPKLTPAQVRSVLTTTAHHPTGGHNALVGYGTLDAPAAVRAAASAPADRTVPVKYTGKEHLGTPDGTARSKHAPMEQDIWLGGLGAAGAGLLLVIGAILLGRRRRPAGAAR
- a CDS encoding oxidoreductase is translated as MPPPVPSTPAPERSVDAAVVRRDILDADAGPDPYVLRDARVRGALALDGAEIKRLVRFEGCRFDGPMTLEGASTLAFTVTECELPGFVAPTAQIGGRLDLRRSTISGGRRGAVNLVHTHIAGGLRLDGAHLTSSESIALNAGGLVMQGGVFCDNGFVAHGQVLLPGAELPGGIWLRGARIVMPEPDMVAFNGDNVRASTVRMQEGCRVDGRVRLRGARIDDLLSFNGAELLGVGSSLMCVGMQVEALDLRFARPPAGGVNLRNARATRIQDRPDTWHRPLGLDGLTYDWLELTAGSQHDDTTNRLDWLRHQPVFAPQSYEQLAAHYRRLGHDDEARRVLLVRERKRRRAQRPLGRAWGLLLEVTVGYGYRPWIAGIWLALLTLLGSLVFHAHTPVANKPGEGAPFNPVAYTLDLMIPVGGLGQRDGWHWDQVGVQALAYGLIAIGWILTTTVVAGLTRTLSRN